A region of the Conyzicola lurida genome:
TCGGCAGATGTCCCGCGCGGTGAAGTACAACGAATTCGGTCCGGCCTCCGTCCTGCGGGTGGAGAACCTCGACGCCCCGAAGCCCAAGGCCGGCAAGGTGCGCATCGCGGTCAAAGCCGCGGGGATCAATCCCTCCGACTCGAAGACGCGCGAGGGCGTGATGCACGGCCCGAGCTTCACCTTCCCGGCCGGAACGGGCCGTGAGCTCGCCGGGATCGTCGAGTCCGTCGGCGAGGGTGTCGGCGAGCTGTCCGTCGGCGACGAGGTCTTCGGGCTCGTCGCGAGCGGTGCCGTCGCCGACCTCGCCGTGACCAATCCCGCGAACCTCGCCCGCAAACCGGCCGGCCTCGACTGGGCGACCGCGGGCGCCCTCTCGCTCGCCGGGCAGACCGCCTTCAACGCGGTGCGGTCGCAGAGCATCACCGCGTCCGATGTCGTGCTCGTGAGCGCGGCGACCGGCGGGGTCGGCGTCATCGCCGCCCAGCTCGCCCGCCTCGCCGGTGCGACCGTCATCGGCACGGCCAGCGAGGCGAACCATGAATTCCTCGAGAGCCTCGGCGTGATCCCCGTCTCCTACGCGGATGCCGCGGGCACGACCCTCGCGGACCGGGTCAGGTCCGTCGCCCCGGGGCCGGTCACCGTCGTACTCGACCAGCACGGTCGTGACACCATCCAGGCCGGGTTCGACCTCGGGGTAGCGCCCGGACGCATCAACACGATCGCCGCCGACGCCGCGGACTACGGCGTCGAGGGGGTCGGCCGGGGCCCCATCGACACCGCGACGCTCGCCACCCTCGCCGGTCTCGTCGTGGACGGCTCGCTCGTCGTGCCGATCGCGGCGACGTTCCCGATCGAGGAGACCCGGGCCGCGTTCGAGCTGCTCGACGGCGGGCACGTGCGCGGAAAGGTCGTCATCGTCTTCTAGCGCGGCTTCAGCTCGCCCAGCGCGGCCAGCCGGTCGGGCAGCAGCGAGACGGCCGCGACCAGCAGCTTGTAGCGCAGCGTCGGGATCGAGACCGCGCGGCCGCGGGCGACGTCGCGCAGCGCCAGCCGCACCAGCGTGGGGGCGTCGAGCCACATAAACCGGGGCACGGCGGTCGTCTGCACCGCCATCCGGTCGTGGAATTCGGTGCGGACGAACCCGGGAGCGACCGCCGTCACCGTGATGCCGACGGGCCGGTAGTGCAGGTTCGCCCACCGGCTGAAACTCAGAACCCAGGCCTTCGCCGCGCCGTAGCTGCCCCGCGGCGTGAAGCCCGCGACGCTCG
Encoded here:
- a CDS encoding NADP-dependent oxidoreductase; translation: MSRAVKYNEFGPASVLRVENLDAPKPKAGKVRIAVKAAGINPSDSKTREGVMHGPSFTFPAGTGRELAGIVESVGEGVGELSVGDEVFGLVASGAVADLAVTNPANLARKPAGLDWATAGALSLAGQTAFNAVRSQSITASDVVLVSAATGGVGVIAAQLARLAGATVIGTASEANHEFLESLGVIPVSYADAAGTTLADRVRSVAPGPVTVVLDQHGRDTIQAGFDLGVAPGRINTIAADAADYGVEGVGRGPIDTATLATLAGLVVDGSLVVPIAATFPIEETRAAFELLDGGHVRGKVVIVF